TTCCCAGGTGAAGCCCCACTTCATGGCATTATCCACAGCCATGACATCGTCCGTCACCTCCGGCATGATGGCGGCGGCGTAGCTGAGCGTGCGCGAGAGCGTGAACCAGACGAACTCGCCGGCGCGGTCATCGGCGGCGATCAGCCCGCGCAACCGCTCTGGCAGGGGCTTGTCCTTGAGCTTGCCCACGCTGTCGAAGCGCGGTTTGGGCAGGGCTTCGTGCGCCATCGTCTCCAGGTTCAGCGACCAGAACTCCTTGCCGCCGTCGCTGCCTCGCATCTCTTTCGAGAACCCCACCGCCGTCTTGTTTCCCAGCCACTGGCGCTCGATCAGCGTTTGCAGCACCCGCCCGAAACCGGCCGATTTCAGCACCTCGCGGGCGGGGTCGTGGGGCAAGAGGTCATAGAGGTTCTGCGAGACGTGCGCCAGCACATCGATGCCGACCAGGTCGGCCAAGCGAAAGGTGCCGGTGCTGGGCCGGCCGATGAGCTGGCCCGTGAGCAGGTCGACTTCAGGGATCGTATAGCCGTGGCTGATGGCGTAGTCGATCGTCTGGCCGGAGCCGATGAAGGCCAGGCGGTTGCCGATGAAATTGGGCGTATCGTTGGCAAAAACCACGCCTTTGCCCAGCACTTCTTCGGCGAAGCGTTTGATCAGCGCCACCACGGCCGGGTCGGTGTCGGCGGTGGGGATGACTTCCAGCAGCTTCATGTAGCGGGGCGGGTTGAAGAAGTGCGTGCCCAGGAAATGCGCCCGGAAATCGGCCCCGCGTCCACTGGCGATGGCCGCGATCGGCAGCCCCGATGTGTTGCTGCTGATGATGCTGCCCGGTTTGCGCACCGCTTCGATTCGTTCCATCAACGCCTGCTTGATGTCCAGACGCTCGACCACCACCTCGATCACCCAATCTGCCTCGCTCACCCAACCAAAATTGTCCTCGGTGTTCCCCACCTTGATCAAGTCCGCCGCCTTTTCGTGGCACAGATTGGCAGGTTTGGCCTTGCGCATCCGCTCCAACCCCTCGCGGGCAAATCGATTCCGCACCGCCGGGCTGGCAAGGGTCAGGCCCTGCGCCGCCTCTTGGGGTGAGAGCGCGGGGGCGGGGATGTCGAGCAGATAGCAGGGGATGCCGGCATTGGCGACATGTCCGGCGATTGCGGCGCCCATGGTGCCGGCGCCAATGACGGCCACGCGACGAATCATACGCATGCGTCGTTCTCCTTTGAGGACGTTTTCGGGAATGGGAAACTGCGGTAGGGAAGACTGACGGCAAATTTGGATTGATTATAAAGAGGCCCGGCGCATCTGGCAAGTTTCATGACGCAGTGCGTAATGAGGTTTGTCGCCCTGCGTCAAACCCATAAAAATGGCGGCGGGATGCCCCCCCGCATCCCGCCGCCCCCCCGCCTACTGCCCACTGAAAACTGAAAACTGACTACTGAAAACTGCCTACCGAAAACTGCCCACTGCCCCCCGTCGGCGGCAACAACCTGGGCGGGCCGCTGTTGAGAACTCGAAGCGTGATCGGCGCCGATTCGGCCAGCACCTCGCCCTCTGGCCCGCGCACAACGATGCGAAAACTGTGCTCCCCGGCGGCGGTGGTGGCGGGCAGGCGGAAAGTCCAGCGTCCGCGGTCTCCTGCGGCGACGGCGCCGATCGCCTCGTCGCCGTCCAGGATCTCCACCGTCGTCCCGGCCGGCGCCCGGCCGCTGAGCTGATTGCCCACACCCATGCGGTCGCGGCGGGGCATCTCGATGTGGGGCGGCGTGAGGGCGCGCGCCATCTGGCTGATGATGATGTTGGCGTCGATGATCTCCGGCGCTTTGGCCCCCGGCCCGGTGATCTCGATCCGCAGCTGGTGTTCGCCGGGCGTCAGTGGCTTGTCGGGCGTGATCCACCAGTTCCCGCGCGGCCCGGCTTGCGTCTTGCCCAGGCGCTTTTCACCCTCGAAGAGGACGACATCCGCGCCGGGCGCGGCTGCGCCTCGCAAAGTGGGCAGGCTGTTGGGCAGCGGCGATGCCAGCCTGCTCAGCAGGCTGGCCGGCGGCGCCGGCGTGGCTTCGCCGGCGGGCGTCTCGGCTACAACCGGCGTGGCCGCGGCCTGGACTTCGACGGCGATGGCGGCGGGCTGGCCGAGAGGCTGGCCGGCGGCGTCGGTGGCGGTGGCTTCGAGTGTGTGCGGGCCGGCGGCAAGGCCGGGGAGTGCAAGCGTCCACCTGCCGTTGGCGTCGGCGGTGGTTTCGCCCAGGATGGTGTCGCCTTCGTAGACGGTGACGGTGCTGCCGGGCGGGGCGAGGCCGGCGATGGTTGTGGCTTCGCCTTCGCCGAGGGCGGCAGCGGGGGCGTCGATGATGGGGGCGGTGAGGCTGGCGGCGGGGACGGCGAGCACGGTCAGGGTCTGCGGCTCGGCCGTCGTCTGCCCTTCGGCGCTGGCAGCGGTGATGGTCAGGGTATGCTGGCCGGGCGGGAGGGCGGGGAGGTCGAGCTGCCAGGCGCCGTTCTCGTCGGCGGTGGTCTGGGCCAGCATGGCGCCGGCCTCCGCAATCGTGACGGTGCTGCCAGGCGGGGCCAGGCCGGCGATGGGGCCAGGGGCCTCGGCGCTGACGGCGGCGCCTTCACCCAGGGTGGCGACGGCGACGGTCGCGGTCGGCGCCGGGCCGGCGGTAGGTTCAGGTGGGGCAGGCGTGGCTTCGGTCGTGGGTGTGAGGGGGGCTTCGGCGGTGGCGGCGGGCGTCGTGGCCGCGGCCACAGGGCTGGCGGCGGTCGCTGGGGCGGTCGCTGGGGCGGTCGCCGAAGGGGTGACCAGGACGATGGCGGTGGGCTCGGGGGTGGGCGTGACTGGCGGTTTGCGCAATAAGCTGGCGGCCCACCCGGCGGCGACGAGGGTGAGGACGCCGCCGACGATGAGAACCCGCCGGTCGATCTCGCTCTGCCATTGGGGTTGGCGCTGACTGCTCATGAGGTTGCTCCTCCCGATCTGGTCTGGGCCGCGGCGATCCAGCCCCGGTAGTCCGGCGTTCTCCACTCCGGCGCCTTGCAGATGGCGGCCAGCTGCTCGACCGTGGCCGCGGCCAGGGCCTCGAAGGTGCAGATGCCGGCCTCGTGCAGCCGCGCCTCGTACATGCGGCCGATGCCGTCGATGGCGCCGAGATCGTCGGGCAGGCTGCCATCCCACACCTGGCCCTCGGCGCCGCCGTCCGCGGCCAGTTGGGCGGCGTCGCGCCGGATGGCGGCGAAATCGACTTGCTGCCAGGGGTGGGGGGCCAGGATGCGGGCGAGGGCGTCATCCGGCAGGCTGGCCAGTTCCCAATACGTTCCGATGCCGGCTGCGTACAGGCGGCGCTCGTAGAGGGGGCTGATGCCCCTCACCTGGGAGAGATACTGGGGGCAGGCAGTGTACTCGACCTCGCCCTCCGGGATCGGTTCACTCCTGGCCCGGCGCACATGGTGGCCGGCCGTCCACATCGTTGCTTCGGCCTGCCAGCCAGCCGAGGCGCCGGCTGGCAGCCCGACCGCCTGAGCGACCGCGGCCAGGCGGTCGGGTGCGGCGGCGGCCAGGGCGGCGAAGCTATCGATGCCGTGGGCAGCCAGGTCGGCGGCAGCGGCGGCGTCGAGGCCGTGGATCATCTGTAAGTTATCGCGCCGGCGCTGTTGTCGCTCCTGTCTCCAGGCGTCCAGCCCGGCCCCATCGCCCGCAGCGGCCAGCCGGGCCTGGGCGATCCAGTCGCCGTAGCGGAGGTCGCGCCAGGGCGGCGCGGGGGCGGCGAGGGCCAGGTCGGTTTCGGTCGCGGCGGCCAGCCGCCCGAAGTTGGTGAAGCCCTGCTCGTTGAGGATGGCGGCGCTGGTGGGGTCGATGCCGGCGATCACGGTCAGATCGTCATAGGACCACTTCCCATCCGCGGCCAGCGATTCCTGGGCTTGCAAGATCCAGCTGGCATAGTCGGGGCGGCTGCGATCCGGCTCCTGGCAGATGGCGTCGAGTTGCGCCACGGTGGCGTTGGCGAGGGTTTCCAGGGTGCAGAGACCGGCCTGGCAAACCAACCCCTGCCACGGTTCGACCAGCCCACGGATGGCCGCGAGTTCGCCGGCAGGGCCGCCCTCCGCGGCGGCCGGCGCGGACGCGGGGAGTGGGGCGCTGATCACGGTGTGGCCAGCAGTGGCGACCGGCTCGGTTGCGGCCGGCTCCAGGTCGGCGAGTGCGGCCGGCGCCGGCGCGAGCGCCGGCTGGGCGGCGATCCTGGCCCGCAGGGCTTCGTTTTCGGTCTGCAAGGCGGCGTTGCGGCTGCGCTCGGCCCCCAACTCGGCCGTGCGCGCCCGAATGGCGCCGTCCATCTCCTCCATCCGGCGCTGAAACTGGCTGCGTTGGCGCCGAAAGAAGAAGACTTCCAGCAGCCACTGCGCGAACCAACCGATGATGAAACCGATCAATAAGAGCAGCCAGGGATTGAAAGTGGACATACGCTCTCCTGTCGATGTCTGGGCCAGGTGCTGCCGGCAGGGATGGAGGATGACGGCTGAGGGAATGAACGACGCCGGGTGACGCCGGCTCCAACCTTCACCGCGCCCCACCGCCGCCGAATTTTACTTGGGCCACTGGCCCGACGCCAAGCCAGACCCGCCCTGGCGTTCAGTCCCGCGCCGCGGCGCTGGCATAGGCCATGACCGGGCCGACAACCCGGATCTCCACCGGCTGGCCGGGAAAGAACTGATAGGTGGGGCCGAGCCGGGCATCGAGACGGAGATCGGCGTGCACGTTGATCTGCACCAACTGGTCGTGGCCAAAAAAGACCACCTCGCGCACGCGGCAGCCAGAACCCTGCGGGGCGGGCCTGACGTCGATGTTTTCTGGCCGCAGCAGGATGTCCACCGGCCCCCAGACCTCCACCTGCGTCTCCAGCCGCCCCAATTCACACTCGACCCAGCGACCGTGGCCAACCCCGGCGATGAAATTGGAGTCGCCGATGAAGGCGGCCACCGCCCGGCTGACGGGCTGATAGTACAACTGGCGCGGCGTCGCCACCTGCTGCACCGTCCCCTCCAGCATCACCGCTACCTGATCGACCAGGCTCAGGGCTTCTTCCTGGTCATGGGTGACGAAGACGGCGGTGGCGTTGGCGTGCTTGAGGATGCTGCGCACCTCGGCCCGCACCCGCAGCCGTAGCCCGGCATCCAGATTGCTAAAGGGTTCGTCTAGCAGCACCAGGTCGGGTTCGGGGGCCAGGGCGCGGGCCAGGGCCACGCGCTGTTGTTGGCCGCCGCTTAGCTCGTGGGGCATCCGTTGCTCCAGCCCGGCCAGGCCCACCAGCTCCAACACCTCGGCCACGCGGCGCTTCTTGTCGCCGGCGTAGCCCCGCAGCCCAAAGCCGACATTGTCGCCCAGGCTGAGGTGCGGGAAAAGGGCGTATTCCTGGAAGACCATGCCTACGCGCCGCTTCTCTGGCGGGATGTGCAGGCCCGGCCCCGCCACCAGCCGCCCGCCGATCTCGATCTCCCCGGCATCGGGCGTCTCGAAGCCGGCGATCAGGCGCAGCGTCGTCGTTTTGCCACAGCCGCTTGGCCCCAGCAGCGCCAAAAGCTGGCCCCGGCGTAACTCGAAACTCACCTGCCGCGCGGCCTCGACGCCGTTGAAGTGCTTGGAGACGGCGCGCAGGCACAGGCTCCACCCGGAAGCAGAGGCAGGGCCGGCGGCAGGGGGATCGGCGGGGGGCGTCATGGCGGCGGAGGGGATGGCGCCTGTCAGCTGGCGGGGCCTGACAGGGGCTGGCATGGCGAGGGTTCAGGAGGAGTGTGGGCCGTGTTCCTGGCTGAGAAAGAGGAACAGCCCCAGGGCGGAGATGAGCACCAGCACCAGGGCCGGGGCGGCGGCGCGGGCAAAGAAGGCCTCGGATGCGGCGGACCAGATGTCGGTGGCCAGGGTGCTGAAGCCGGTGGGCGCCAGCAAGAGGGTGGCGGGGAGTTCCTTGATGGCGGTCAGGAAGACCAGCGCCGCCCCGGCCAGCACGCCGGGCCGCAGCAGCGGCAAAGTCACCCGCCACCAGACCCTCGCCGGCGCCAGCCCCAGGCTGCGGGCGGCTTCTTCCAGACGGGGACTGGTTTGCAGCAGTGTGGCCCGTTGGGCGCCCAATGCCTGCGGCAGGAAGAGGATGACATAGGCGAAGACCAGCATCGGCAAGGTCTGGTAGAGGGCGGTGGCGTAGTTGGCGCCGAAAAAGACGAGGCTGAGGGCGACGACGATGCCTGGCAGACCATGCCCCACATAGGCCACGCGCTCGGCCAGCAGCGTCAGCCGGCCAGGGAAGCGCACGGACAGGTAGGCGAAGGGGAGGGCGGCGAGCGTGGCGGCCAGGGCCGCCAGCGCCGCGGCGGTCACGCTGTTCACGGCCTCGGGGCCGAGCGGGGCCAGCGACTGGCCCGAAACCAGGCCGCGCAGCAGCCAGATGGCGATGACGCCAACCGGCGCCGCCAGGGCGATGACGACGATGCCAGCGCAGAAGGCCAGCGCCGGCCATTTCCAGCGGCCCAGGGGGATGGGGCGAGCCTGGCGCCCGGCCCCGGCCCCCAGCCGGTAGTAGCGCGCCCGGTTTTGGGTGCGCTGCTCGGCTGCCAGCACCACCACCGTGATTCCCACCAGCAAGAGCGAGAGCAGAGCCGCCAGGCTGCGGTCGAAACTGCTCTGATAGGAGATGTAGATGGCGCGGGTGAAACTGCTGAAGCGCAACATCGATACGGCCCCGAAGTCGCTGAGCGTGTACAACGCCACCAACAGGGCGCCGGCGGCGATGGAAGGCCGCAGGCTGGGCAGCGTCACCTGCCAGAAGATGCGCTGGCGGCCTAGCCCCAGGCTGCGCGCCGCCTCTTCCAGGCTGGGGTCCGTCCGCAGCAGCCCGGCCCGCACCGTCAGCAGGAGGTAGGGGTAGGTGAAGAGGGTCAGGGCGTAGGCGGCGCCGGCAAAGCCGTAGATCTCGGGCAGACGCTCGACCCCGAACGGCGCCAGCCATTCTTGCAGCATCCCCCGCGGCCCCCAAAAGGCCACCAGGGCAAAGGCCCCCACATAGCTGGGGATGACGAGCGGCAGGCTGGCGAGGACGCTCCACATCTGGCGGCCCGGCAAGTCGGTGCGGACGGTGAGCCAGGCCAGCGGTACGCCGATGATGGCGGCGGCCAGGGTGACGACGGCGGCCAGGCCAATGCTGTTGGTCATGACCTGGACGGTGCGCGGGCGTAGCGCCGCGGCCAGGGTCTCGCTGCCGATGCCCGAAACCCGGATTAGCAGGTAGAGCAGGGGGAGTAACAGCAGCCCGGCGACCAGGATCGCCGCCACGATCAGGACGATCGGTGGTCGCCGGGGGGTGGATGCCCGTGTCCATCGCTCCGAAGTGGGCAGGGTGCGCGCGTCGGTGGTGTTCAAGTGCCGTGATCGAAGCGAATCGGGGAGAAGCGGTTCCGACTATTGCAGGGCGCCCACATCTTGCAGCAGCGCGAGCGTCGTCTGCAAGTCATCAAGGCGATTGAGATCGAGAGAGGGGCTTTGGATCTCGGCCAGAGGCTTGAGCACGGGGTTGGTCGCGATGCCGGGGCGCAAGGGGTATTCGTTGGTGGTGGTGGCGAAGTAGGTTTGGGCTTTCTCGCCGAGAAGGAAGGCAATGAATTGTTCGGCGACCTCGGGCTGCTTGCTGGTAGCGAGGATGCCTGCTCCCGCCACGTTGACCATGGCCCCGGCATCTCCGGCGGCCAGGAAATGGTTGGCGGCGGGGAAGGCATCGCCCTGTTCGGATTTGAATTGCAGCAGGTAGTAATGGTTGACAAATCCGGCTGCGATCTCGCCCTTGCCGACGGCCTCGACGATGGCCGTGTTGTTCGGGTATTCCTTGATCCCGTAGGCCATCATTGCTTCCAGCCATTCCCTGGCCCGGTCTTCGCCCTCGAGCAGGCGCAAGGCGGTGACGAAGGCCTGGAAACTGCCGTTGGTGGGCGCCCAGCCCAGTTTTCCTTTCCAGGCCGGGTCGGTGAAGCCCCAGATGTCTTGCGGCAGCTCGGATTCCTGCACCTCGTTTGTGTTGTAGACGACCACCCGCGCCCGGCCGCTGGCGCCCACCCAATCACCTTTGGCGCTGCGAAAGGCGGCGGGCACGGCTTCGAGCAGGTCATCGTCAAGGGCTTGCAGCCGGCCGGCGCTCGAAAGCGCACCCAACGCCCCTGCATCCTGGGCGAAAAAGATGTCGGCGGGGCTGTTGGGGCCTTCTTCCATGATTGTGGCCGCCATTTCGGCCGTCTCGCCATAGCGAACCTGGGTTTCGATGCCGGTTTCCTGCTCGAACATCTCGATCAACGGCCCGACCAGGTTTTCGCTGCGGCCAGAATAGATCACCAGGCTGCCGCCAGAAGGGACGAAGGTGGCGGCAGGCTCCGGGTCGGCCTCGGGGCTGGCGAAAGGCTCGGGATCGGCCTCGGCTGTGACGGCCGGTGCAGGGTCGGCCACGGCGGTGGGGGCGGTTTGGGGCGCGGGCGGCTGGCAGGCTGCCGCCGTCAGAATCAGAATGAGTGAGGCGAGGACGAAGGACAAACGGCGGAAGGGAGAAAACATGGAGTTACGGTGCTCCTTGTAAGGTGGTAGTTGCAGGGAGGGGGTGCGCCGGCGCTTTGGCCGCGCAGACCGCGCAGACGCCTTCGAAGCAGATGCAGGCATGGCGGATCTGTACGCTGTGCTGCGTCTGTAAGTCGGTGCGCACTTTGGCGATGAGGGGGGTGTCGAACTCGACCACGCGGCCACAGCCCAGACAGGTGAAGTGATAGTGCTCCACTGCTGTCGAAGGCTCGAAGTACTCCCGGCTGTGGTCACGAGCGAAGTAGCGCTGTTCGACCAGGCCGGCCTCTTTGAGCACGGTCAGGGTGCGGTAGACGGTGGAGAGGTTGATGTCCGGCATCTCTTGCCGGGCGCGCTCGTGCAGGGTCTCGGCATCTAGATGCCCTTCGCTGGCGTCCAGTAGCTTCAGGATCAGGCTGCGTTGAGCGGTGATGCGCTGGCCAGCGGCTCGCAGGCGTTGTTCGGGGGTGAGTGGCGTGGGGTGGTTCATAGGACGTGATCTGGTAAGAGAAGGGCGCTTTATGTTATCCTATGTGGGAACCATGGTGCTCCTCCTTGGTAGAAGCCGGGGGCATTCTCTGTCTTGGCGGATGGGAGTGCCTCCGGCTGCGTTTGGTGAGGCGGTGATGGGTTTGTTCTTGCAAGTCATTTGCAGGAACGGACGGCAGAATAGCATTCGCGTTTGTCGGGTGTCAAATCAGGTGCGCCGTTGTAGGCGGGTGTTGGGATGTGGATCGTGGCAGGGTTGTGCTAAACTGACGCTGTCATCGTTCATGATGATGACTGCCAAAGGAATGATGCTCAGACGTGAAGCGTGAAACGTGAAACGTGAAACGTGAAACGTGAGGCGTGAAACGTGAGGCGTGAAACGTGAAACGTGAAACGTGAAACGTGAAACGTGAGGCGTGAATAGCGCCGGCGTTTCTTTACGTTTTCGGCCTTGATTCCAGATCACCCTATCGGTCGCTATTTCTTTCGACGGAGACACCAGACATGGCCAAGCAAGCAATGTCGAACGTGGATGCAGCCTGGCTGCACATGGAAGACCCCACCAACTTGATGATGATCAACGGTTTCTTTCGCTTCGAGCAAGCGCCGGACTTTGCTCGCGTGCGGGCGACGTTGGAACAACGCTTGCTGCGTTTCCGCCGCTTTCGGCAGCGAGTCGCTGATTCGCGCTTGCCTCTGCGCCCGCCCGCCTGGGAAGATGACCCCAATTTCGATATCGATGCCCACCTGCATCGCATCGCCCTGCCCGCCCCTGGCGATGACGCCACCCTGACCGAGGTGGTGAACCATCTGGCCAGTTCGCCCCTCGATTTCAGCAAGCCCCTGTGGCAGTTCCACATGATCGAAGGCTATGAGGGCGGCTCGCTGCTCTTTTGCCGCCTCCACCATTGCATCGCCGACGGTATCGCCCTGATGCAGGTGATGCTTTCGCTGTGCGACGCCAACGCCGATGCCCCCTGGCCGAGCGCCGAAAGCGATGAGACGCACCGCCGGCGCGATTCGGCCTTGAGCGGTCTCATCCGCCCGGCCGCCAATGCCTTTGCCGTGGGCCGGAAAGTGACGGAAGGGGTGGTGAGCGAGGGGATGAGTATGTTGCGGAATCCCGCCCGGTTGCTCGATCGCACACGCGAGGCTGGCAGCTATGCCCAGTCGCTGGGCCGGCTGGTGGCTCTGCCTCCCGATCCGAAAACCTCGTTCAAAGGCCATCTGGGGGTGAGCAAGCACACGGCCTGGTCCGACCCGCTGCCGCTGGACGAGATCAAGCAGATGGGGCGGTCGATGGATGCCACGGTCAACGATGTGCTGATGACGCTGGTCAGTGGCGCCCTACGGCGTTATCTGATCAGCCGCGATGACAGGGTGGATGGTCTCGATATCCGGGCGATGGTGCCGGTGAACCTGCGTTCGCCCGAGGAAGCGATCAAGTTGGGCAATCACTTTGGGCTGGTGGTGATGGCGCTGCCCATCGGCATTGCCGAGCCATTGGAGCGGCTGGTGGTGGTCAAGAAGCGCATGGACGACCTGAAAAGCTCGCCCGAAGCGGTGGTGGGATTTGCGATTTTGCAGGCCATGGGGTTTGCCCCCACCGAAGTCGAGAGCATGGGCGTGCAGTTTTTTGCCTCGAAGGCGAGTTTGGTGCTGACGAATGTGCCGGGGCCGCGCCAGAAGCTCTATTTTGCTGGCAGCCGCATCGACGGGCTGATGTTCTGGGTGCCGCAGTCGGGGCGGATGGGGTTGGGCGTGAGCATCATCAGCTATGCCGGCGAGGTCGTCGTGGGGGTGATCACCGACGCCGGTCTGGCGTCGGATCCGGAGTCGATCGTCGAGGCGCTGCACACCGAATTCGAGGAGATGAAGGAGCTGATCGCCCAGGTGGAGGCGAATGCCTACCAGGGGGCGGTGCCCATCGCCGCCGCGGGCGAGCTGGGGTTGTGCAAGGCGACGACGCAGGCGGGGAAGCCGTGCAAGAATCGGGCCATGGCCGGCTCCGCCTATTGCCGCGTCCATGCCCGGCTGGTGGGTGATAGCGAGGATTTGCAACGCATGTAGGGGCGTGGTCTCCACGCCCTTACATCGGGCGTGGAATACATCGGGCGTGGAATACATCGGGCGTGGAATACATCGGGCGTGGAATACATCGGGCGTGGAGACCACGCCCCTACGACCGGGCGTGGAATACATCGGGCGTGGAATACATCGGGCGTGGAATACATTGGGCGTGGAGACATCGGGCGTGGAGACCACGCCCCTACGACCGGGCGTGGAATACATTGGGCGTGGAGACCACGCCCCTACGACCGGGCGTGGAATACATTGGGCGTGGAATACATCGGGCGTGGAGACCACGCCCCTACGACCGGGCGTGGAATACATTGGGCGTGGAGACATCGGGCGTGGAGACATCGGGCGTGGAAACCACGCCCCTACATCGGGCGTGGATACATCGGGCGTGGAGACCACGCCCCTACGACCGGGGGCGATCAGGGCGAGGGATGCACGGCCAGGTATTGGCCCAGGATCTGGCTGGCGGGGCCGGTGACTTCGAAACTCAGCCAGCCTTCCTGCGCGACCAAAGCATAGATCGCAGCCCCTTTCACATAGTCATCTTCTTGCAATTCAGCGTCGTACCAGGCAAGTTGCTCGACATAAAATCCTTCTTCGGTCGTCGTCACCTTGCCCTCGCCCCGCCAGAAGCCGCCGAAATCACGCCAGCCCAGCCCCGCCGGTCCCGGCCGGTTGCCCACCTGTCCATCCACCCCCAGCTCGGTGATGAGCAGGGGGACGGCAAGGCCAGCCGGCTGCAAGTATTGACGATAGACTTTGCGGTAGCGTAGGGTCAGCCAGCCGCTGTCGCCTTCGTCGGCGCCGGGCTGGTTTTGGTGCGGCCCACTGCCAAACCAGAGGTAGGGGGCCGAGTATTCGTGCAGGCCCAGGTAGCCGTCGTTTTCCTGGACGGACTGGAGGGCGGGGAAGAAGGCCGGCCACAGTTCCAGGGGCGGCTGGCCGGTGCTGAAGTTGCCCACGCATGAGCGCACGTCGTGGGCCGCCAGCAGCCGTGTGCGTTCGGCTTCGAAGCTGGCCAACGCTGCCATTTGGGTGGCGTCGATCGGGTTCGGTTCGTTGAACGATTCCCAGGCGTCGATGCTGGCCAGGCGGCGGGGTTCGCTGGCGATGGGGAGAAGCTGATCGACGAATTGGCGGGCGGCGGCAACGGGGTCCCAGGCGCCGAAGTCGGGGTTGGGGAGGGGGGTGAAGCGGGCGACGACGAGCGTTCTGGGTGAGGCGGCCTTGATTTCGGCGACGAAGTTGGGGTCGTATTCGAGCGTCTTGACCACAGCGACGTTGCCGGTGGCCAGCAGATCGAACAGGGCGGGGTCGTTGCGAGTGACAAAGAGGCCGAGTTTGGTGGGAGGGCCGGGCGGGAAGGGTGTGGCGGGTGGGGTGGGGGTGAAGGTGGGTTCCGCGGTCGGCAGGGGCGAGGCGGCCGTCGCCGTAGCGGTGGCAGCCGGCGTTGTCGGCGAGGCTGTTGCCGTGGGCGAGGGCGCGGGGGTGCGCGTTGGCGTCGGCGTGAGGTCGATCGCCCGGCGGCAAGCCTCCAACGTCAGCAAGGCAGCGCCGCCGACCAGGGTCTGCAGGAAGCGGCGGCGGCTGACCGCGCGGGTGGGAGGGTCAGGCGGCATGGCGTTCGGCCAGGGCGGCCGGCAAGGTGTGGGCCATGGGGATGATCGTAATCGAGGTGCGTCGCACTTGCAAAGTGCGACGCACCTGCCTGGCAGCCACAATTCGCCGGGGTCAAGCTGGGACTACCGGCATAACCATTCGTGCAAAGTGCGACGCACCTGCCTGGCAGCCACAATTGACATTTGCAGACCTGCCTCGTGTATAATGGCGTCCAATCATTTTCGGCGTCGTCATTCTGCCGGCTTGTACGCCCATC
The Caldilineales bacterium DNA segment above includes these coding regions:
- a CDS encoding ABC transporter ATP-binding protein, encoding MTPPADPPAAGPASASGWSLCLRAVSKHFNGVEAARQVSFELRRGQLLALLGPSGCGKTTTLRLIAGFETPDAGEIEIGGRLVAGPGLHIPPEKRRVGMVFQEYALFPHLSLGDNVGFGLRGYAGDKKRRVAEVLELVGLAGLEQRMPHELSGGQQQRVALARALAPEPDLVLLDEPFSNLDAGLRLRVRAEVRSILKHANATAVFVTHDQEEALSLVDQVAVMLEGTVQQVATPRQLYYQPVSRAVAAFIGDSNFIAGVGHGRWVECELGRLETQVEVWGPVDILLRPENIDVRPAPQGSGCRVREVVFFGHDQLVQINVHADLRLDARLGPTYQFFPGQPVEIRVVGPVMAYASAAARD
- a CDS encoding iron ABC transporter permease, translated to MNTTDARTLPTSERWTRASTPRRPPIVLIVAAILVAGLLLLPLLYLLIRVSGIGSETLAAALRPRTVQVMTNSIGLAAVVTLAAAIIGVPLAWLTVRTDLPGRQMWSVLASLPLVIPSYVGAFALVAFWGPRGMLQEWLAPFGVERLPEIYGFAGAAYALTLFTYPYLLLTVRAGLLRTDPSLEEAARSLGLGRQRIFWQVTLPSLRPSIAAGALLVALYTLSDFGAVSMLRFSSFTRAIYISYQSSFDRSLAALLSLLLVGITVVVLAAEQRTQNRARYYRLGAGAGRQARPIPLGRWKWPALAFCAGIVVIALAAPVGVIAIWLLRGLVSGQSLAPLGPEAVNSVTAAALAALAATLAALPFAYLSVRFPGRLTLLAERVAYVGHGLPGIVVALSLVFFGANYATALYQTLPMLVFAYVILFLPQALGAQRATLLQTSPRLEEAARSLGLAPARVWWRVTLPLLRPGVLAGAALVFLTAIKELPATLLLAPTGFSTLATDIWSAASEAFFARAAAPALVLVLISALGLFLFLSQEHGPHSS
- a CDS encoding extracellular solute-binding protein, with the translated sequence MFSPFRRLSFVLASLILILTAAACQPPAPQTAPTAVADPAPAVTAEADPEPFASPEADPEPAATFVPSGGSLVIYSGRSENLVGPLIEMFEQETGIETQVRYGETAEMAATIMEEGPNSPADIFFAQDAGALGALSSAGRLQALDDDLLEAVPAAFRSAKGDWVGASGRARVVVYNTNEVQESELPQDIWGFTDPAWKGKLGWAPTNGSFQAFVTALRLLEGEDRAREWLEAMMAYGIKEYPNNTAIVEAVGKGEIAAGFVNHYYLLQFKSEQGDAFPAANHFLAAGDAGAMVNVAGAGILATSKQPEVAEQFIAFLLGEKAQTYFATTTNEYPLRPGIATNPVLKPLAEIQSPSLDLNRLDDLQTTLALLQDVGALQ
- a CDS encoding transcriptional repressor, whose product is MNHPTPLTPEQRLRAAGQRITAQRSLILKLLDASEGHLDAETLHERARQEMPDINLSTVYRTLTVLKEAGLVEQRYFARDHSREYFEPSTAVEHYHFTCLGCGRVVEFDTPLIAKVRTDLQTQHSVQIRHACICFEGVCAVCAAKAPAHPLPATTTLQGAP
- a CDS encoding wax ester/triacylglycerol synthase family O-acyltransferase → MAKQAMSNVDAAWLHMEDPTNLMMINGFFRFEQAPDFARVRATLEQRLLRFRRFRQRVADSRLPLRPPAWEDDPNFDIDAHLHRIALPAPGDDATLTEVVNHLASSPLDFSKPLWQFHMIEGYEGGSLLFCRLHHCIADGIALMQVMLSLCDANADAPWPSAESDETHRRRDSALSGLIRPAANAFAVGRKVTEGVVSEGMSMLRNPARLLDRTREAGSYAQSLGRLVALPPDPKTSFKGHLGVSKHTAWSDPLPLDEIKQMGRSMDATVNDVLMTLVSGALRRYLISRDDRVDGLDIRAMVPVNLRSPEEAIKLGNHFGLVVMALPIGIAEPLERLVVVKKRMDDLKSSPEAVVGFAILQAMGFAPTEVESMGVQFFASKASLVLTNVPGPRQKLYFAGSRIDGLMFWVPQSGRMGLGVSIISYAGEVVVGVITDAGLASDPESIVEALHTEFEEMKELIAQVEANAYQGAVPIAAAGELGLCKATTQAGKPCKNRAMAGSAYCRVHARLVGDSEDLQRM